In one window of Mastigocladopsis repens PCC 10914 DNA:
- a CDS encoding CPBP family intramembrane glutamic endopeptidase has translation MMSKVPSNSPQGQGKTFAAVSEQSSPNKPFRPGWLEIIVGLVVFGAVARGGMLLSGQLGLDPVVYGLALAALSVIAPFAGFAAAVLLRIRSLHAFGVRRVPWRWLLIGFGAGVVAFLVKGFAVMAYTALTGDSSTPQEVFGDGGSGGVMSLVLATLFIGLLVPLVEELLFRGVITNALLRYGPFIGVVGSTLIFALAHGLNVVFVVAMVVGLVLAELQRRSGSVWPGVIAHAVNNLPTVFVLVLTRAA, from the coding sequence ATGATGTCCAAAGTGCCTTCTAACTCCCCACAGGGACAGGGAAAGACCTTCGCCGCTGTTTCAGAGCAGTCCTCACCTAACAAGCCCTTTCGTCCGGGCTGGCTCGAAATCATTGTGGGTCTTGTCGTCTTTGGCGCTGTCGCACGTGGGGGTATGTTGCTGTCCGGGCAGCTCGGTCTCGATCCCGTCGTCTACGGACTGGCCCTCGCCGCGCTGTCTGTTATCGCCCCCTTCGCCGGGTTTGCGGCAGCCGTGCTGCTGCGGATTCGCTCTCTGCATGCCTTTGGCGTGCGTCGCGTCCCGTGGCGTTGGCTGCTCATCGGGTTCGGAGCGGGCGTGGTCGCCTTCTTGGTCAAGGGTTTTGCGGTCATGGCCTACACCGCCCTCACCGGGGATAGCTCCACCCCTCAGGAGGTGTTCGGTGACGGTGGCAGCGGCGGGGTAATGTCCCTGGTTCTGGCCACGCTGTTTATCGGTCTGCTCGTACCGCTCGTCGAGGAACTGCTCTTCCGGGGTGTTATCACCAACGCGCTGCTGCGCTACGGCCCGTTCATTGGCGTTGTGGGCAGCACGCTGATCTTCGCGCTCGCCCACGGCCTCAATGTCGTTTTTGTTGTGGCGATGGTGGTGGGTCTTGTCCTTGCCGAGCTCCAGCGCCGTAGTGGGTCGGTCTGGCCTGGTGTCATCGCGCACGCTGTCAACAACCTGCCCACGGTCTTCGTGTTGGTGCTCACCAGAGCGGCTTGA
- a CDS encoding SDR family NAD(P)-dependent oxidoreductase: MTETFGAKSTADEVLSDIDLKGKRFLITGASSGIGRETARSLVFHGASVVGAVRNLAKAEPATASVRDAASQGGGSLELIDLDLASLQSVRACADKLLADGQPFDAIIANAGVMATPFGRTIDGFEVQFGTNHLGHFALINGIEPLLADNGRLVVLSSLAHRGADIDLDDPNFEQQAYDPWVAYSRSKTANSLFAVEFDRRHRDRGIRAASVMPGNSLTDLPRHLSPEDLQGLLQTVDAARTEAGLPPKELKEILQAAATSVWAAVVANKDEIGGHYLEDCAIAPIDDTPNPFANGVRSYALNANKAKQLWAKSEELISAASYTNSLKL, encoded by the coding sequence ATGACTGAAACATTTGGTGCAAAATCGACCGCCGACGAGGTGCTTTCCGACATTGATCTCAAGGGAAAGCGATTTCTCATTACGGGTGCATCGTCGGGCATTGGACGCGAAACCGCCCGCTCACTGGTTTTTCACGGCGCTAGCGTCGTCGGCGCGGTCAGAAACCTCGCTAAAGCTGAGCCAGCCACTGCATCGGTTCGTGATGCCGCGTCGCAAGGAGGTGGCAGCCTGGAGTTGATCGATCTCGATCTGGCATCCTTGCAAAGCGTTCGTGCCTGTGCGGATAAACTGTTGGCTGACGGACAGCCGTTCGATGCCATCATCGCTAACGCTGGCGTTATGGCAACTCCGTTCGGTCGGACGATCGATGGCTTTGAAGTCCAGTTCGGGACGAACCATCTTGGTCATTTCGCCCTGATCAATGGGATCGAGCCGCTGCTCGCCGATAATGGACGGCTGGTGGTTCTATCATCGCTCGCGCATCGCGGTGCCGATATTGACTTGGACGATCCGAATTTCGAGCAGCAGGCGTACGATCCATGGGTCGCTTATAGCCGATCGAAAACCGCCAATTCACTGTTCGCTGTGGAGTTTGACAGGCGGCATCGCGATCGCGGCATTCGGGCTGCTTCGGTGATGCCCGGAAACAGTCTCACGGATCTACCCCGCCATCTCTCGCCGGAGGATTTGCAGGGACTTTTGCAAACTGTTGACGCAGCGCGCACCGAAGCGGGTCTGCCGCCGAAAGAGTTGAAAGAAATTCTGCAGGCAGCCGCGACATCGGTTTGGGCCGCAGTCGTGGCGAATAAAGACGAGATCGGTGGACATTATCTCGAAGATTGCGCGATCGCACCGATTGATGACACGCCCAACCCGTTTGCCAACGGTGTCAGGTCGTATGCGCTCAACGCGAACAAAGCCAAGCAGCTTTGGGCGAAAAGCGAGGAATTGATCAGCGCTGCGTCTTATACCAATTCACTAAAACTATGA
- a CDS encoding helix-turn-helix domain-containing protein has product MESAEELQELLRKQKIVSSRERIQALYLLKIGHVKTIQDVAVVLGRARVTVQRWLKDYTESGIKGLLSTKKSPGRPPMINLQAREQLDRELQQPQGFKSYEEIRTWFL; this is encoded by the coding sequence ATGGAGTCAGCAGAAGAATTACAGGAACTGCTGAGAAAACAAAAAATAGTATCAAGTCGTGAACGGATTCAAGCGTTGTATTTGCTGAAAATAGGTCATGTAAAAACAATACAGGATGTAGCGGTGGTGCTAGGGAGAGCAAGGGTAACGGTACAAAGATGGTTGAAGGACTATACCGAATCAGGAATAAAAGGTTTATTGTCAACGAAAAAGAGTCCAGGAAGACCGCCAATGATTAACTTACAAGCAAGAGAGCAGCTAGACAGAGAACTTCAACAGCCACAGGGATTTAAAAGTTATGAAGAAATACGAACTTGGTTTCTGTGA
- a CDS encoding HEAT repeat domain-containing protein — protein MIRLLQPNQPEQTRRQAAGVLGEIGAGNPNAINALTELLHSALDEKTRWQAALSLGKVDPGNPLAGIRKVGVAESKYESCDCAERSALKGNRFKVAGA, from the coding sequence GTGATTCGTCTGCTGCAACCGAATCAGCCTGAGCAAACCCGTCGCCAAGCAGCTGGGGTCTTAGGGGAAATTGGTGCTGGAAACCCAAATGCCATCAACGCCCTGACTGAATTGCTGCATAGCGCTTTGGATGAAAAAACTCGTTGGCAAGCCGCTCTTAGCTTGGGGAAGGTAGATCCAGGAAATCCCCTAGCTGGTATTAGAAAAGTTGGCGTTGCTGAATCAAAATATGAATCATGCGATTGCGCGGAGCGCAGTGCCCTAAAGGGCAATCGCTTCAAGGTTGCGGGCGCGTAG
- a CDS encoding IS1 family transposase (programmed frameshift), giving the protein MQCPRCESTHIRKNGWQRGKQNYICVSCGRQFIDSYEPKGYSEDFKRECLEMYVNGSGFRAIERVKKVHHTTVINWVKEVGNTLVDAPESQEIPEVTEIDELETFIGFKKNKIWLWTAVDHKVPGVIAWVLGDRSAETFKRLWQRIKCWHSYFYVTDGYPVYPCFIDSGDHLVSKTYMTRVEGENSRFRHYLARLHRKTFCYSKSEEMLKLSIRLVIHYLKYGSVPVRALRARNLEAIAL; this is encoded by the exons ATGCAATGTCCAAGATGTGAATCAACTCACATTCGTAAGAATGGTTGGCAACGTGGTAAACAAAACTACATATGTGTTTCATGTGGTCGTCAGTTTATCGATAGTTACGAACCCAAAGGATACTCCGAAGATTTTAAACGTGAGTGTCTAGAAATGTATGTAAACGGCTCCGGTTTCCGTGCGATTGAAAGGGTTAAAAAAGTACATCATACAACTGTTATAAATTGGGTCAAAGAGGTTGGCAACACCTTAGTGGACGCACCGGAATCTCAGGAAATACCAGAAGTGACTGAAATTGATGAGCTTGAAACTTTTATCGGCT TCAAAAAAAACAAAATTTGGTTATGGACAGCGGTGGACCATAAGGTTCCAGGAGTTATAGCTTGGGTTTTGGGCGACAGAAGCGCAGAAACATTTAAACGTTTATGGCAACGAATAAAGTGTTGGCATTCTTATTTTTATGTTACAGACGGTTATCCAGTTTATCCATGTTTTATTGATTCAGGTGATCACCTTGTAAGTAAAACATATATGACACGGGTCGAAGGTGAAAATAGCCGTTTTCGACATTACCTCGCTCGGCTTCACCGTAAAACTTTTTGTTACTCTAAGTCAGAAGAAATGCTTAAACTATCTATTCGATTGGTAATACATTATCTAAAATATGGTTCCGTGCCAGTGCGAGCGCTACGCGCCCGCAACCTTGAAGCGATTGCCCTTTAG
- a CDS encoding DUF1822 family protein: MIALIHISILQRRKVRLIDLGMQLGNHAVTLVVAIMPKADGRIGVFLQVQPHSETTLPSGLKLSVLLESGETRLEIEARSDSSGRGKDKSIDLRFSPPPGTCFHVRVMRDNVTVSEDFVA, encoded by the coding sequence GTGATCGCTCTAATTCATATTTCTATTCTGCAACGCCGAAAAGTTAGATTAATTGACTTGGGGATGCAATTGGGGAATCACGCTGTCACCCTAGTTGTTGCCATCATGCCAAAAGCTGACGGGAGAATCGGCGTTTTTCTGCAAGTGCAGCCACATAGCGAAACAACCCTGCCTTCCGGTCTTAAACTAAGTGTACTCTTAGAATCAGGCGAAACACGCCTGGAAATCGAAGCCAGAAGTGACTCGTCAGGTCGAGGTAAGGATAAATCCATTGATCTGCGTTTTAGTCCTCCGCCGGGAACATGTTTCCACGTTAGGGTTATGAGAGATAATGTTACCGTGAGCGAGGATTTTGTTGCTTAA
- a CDS encoding CHAT domain-containing protein, producing MGRVAVLKVGSGDFDQGFDVSLQVCRDNALPSPEIPGRLPANTEFEDLYTVWQETFVRLRTQRGTDSDWQIETRPTNYSTSEVDACRYFVRNLETSMINWLQHSQDQGWQKIRERLVKELANKSDEFRVIITAINSELCKLPWHVWDLMESNPDVEIAFSYPNDGESELPETNYNNQVRILAILGDSSGIDTEPDRDAIRQLNDAKPEFLPQPTSRELINCLRRREGWDIFFFAGHSETNGEIARIYINESESLEISHFKNALKEAIRYGLKLAIFNSCDGLGLAQQLADLHIPVIIVMCEPVPDEVAQSFLRQFLTEYAYGQPLYTSVRRARERLEEFQDLPGATWLPVICQNPAKVPPTWQELRHPKRKGQILLSWLWPQTVLLLSVVGWLGLASAILILAKLPQILQVPQHPSQSQVELNTLVGKWKTTWSYETTETKMEILEKKRLDGTIAEYTFSYLNNKNRIIKGKIKGKLYKQGKVLKGTFYDETGGNCYFVLSSNGYKFDGEWSDDTGKKGRWTGERISSAGWQK from the coding sequence ATGGGCAGGGTAGCAGTTCTGAAGGTAGGAAGCGGTGACTTTGACCAAGGATTTGATGTATCGCTACAGGTCTGTAGAGATAACGCCCTTCCATCGCCGGAAATTCCAGGTAGGTTACCTGCCAACACTGAATTTGAGGATTTATATACAGTTTGGCAGGAAACTTTTGTCAGGCTGAGAACACAGCGCGGAACTGACTCGGACTGGCAGATTGAAACTAGACCAACCAATTACTCCACCAGTGAGGTTGATGCCTGCCGCTACTTTGTCCGAAACTTAGAAACCAGCATGATAAATTGGCTCCAACATTCGCAAGATCAGGGGTGGCAAAAAATCAGAGAGAGATTGGTAAAGGAGTTAGCCAATAAATCCGACGAATTTCGAGTGATTATCACAGCAATTAACTCTGAATTGTGCAAGCTGCCTTGGCATGTATGGGATTTGATGGAGTCGAACCCCGATGTCGAAATCGCCTTCAGTTACCCGAATGATGGAGAATCAGAACTACCGGAAACAAATTATAATAACCAAGTCCGAATTTTGGCTATTTTGGGAGACAGTAGTGGCATTGATACTGAGCCGGATCGAGACGCAATCAGACAATTAAATGATGCTAAACCAGAATTTTTGCCACAACCTACATCACGAGAACTTATCAACTGTCTGCGGAGAAGAGAAGGCTGGGATATCTTCTTTTTTGCAGGTCACAGCGAGACAAATGGTGAAATTGCTCGAATTTATATCAATGAAAGCGAGAGCTTAGAGATTTCACATTTCAAGAATGCTTTGAAAGAAGCTATTCGTTACGGTTTGAAACTCGCAATTTTTAATTCTTGTGACGGATTGGGACTAGCGCAGCAGCTAGCCGATTTGCATATCCCAGTCATTATCGTCATGTGCGAGCCTGTGCCAGACGAAGTTGCACAATCATTTTTGAGACAGTTTCTCACTGAATATGCTTATGGACAGCCTTTGTATACCTCAGTTCGGCGAGCACGAGAAAGGCTAGAAGAATTTCAAGATTTACCTGGTGCTACTTGGTTACCAGTGATTTGTCAGAATCCCGCTAAAGTACCCCCGACTTGGCAAGAGTTGCGCCATCCAAAGCGTAAAGGTCAAATCTTACTCAGTTGGCTTTGGCCCCAAACCGTGCTTCTTTTGAGTGTAGTTGGATGGTTAGGTTTGGCATCTGCCATTCTAATTCTTGCCAAACTGCCCCAGATACTACAAGTACCACAACATCCATCACAATCACAAGTAGAATTGAATACGCTAGTAGGTAAGTGGAAGACTACTTGGAGTTATGAGACTACTGAAACTAAGATGGAGATATTGGAAAAAAAAAGATTAGACGGCACAATTGCAGAATATACATTTTCATATTTAAATAATAAAAATCGTATTATTAAAGGGAAAATCAAAGGGAAACTTTATAAACAGGGTAAGGTTTTAAAAGGTACGTTTTACGATGAGACAGGGGGCAATTGTTATTTCGTTTTGTCAAGCAATGGCTACAAATTTGATGGTGAATGGTCTGATGATACTGGTAAAAAAGGGCGATGGACAGGAGAGAGGATATCTAGTGCAGGCTGGCAAAAATAA
- a CDS encoding transposase, protein MPYSSSLSDKEWEIIEPLLPQKKKTRPPVWTKRQILDGIFYQLKNGCNWCDLPQDLPPYSTVFWHYKQWRSDGVLDQIMKTLHSRVRRSLNIDNQTLIKNRNYFNTRYSKHRLCFFLSCHKFLCTN, encoded by the coding sequence ATGCCGTACTCCAGCAGCTTAAGCGACAAAGAGTGGGAAATCATTGAGCCATTGCTCCCTCAAAAGAAGAAAACTAGACCGCCTGTTTGGACAAAAAGACAAATCTTGGATGGTATCTTCTATCAACTGAAGAATGGCTGCAATTGGTGTGATTTACCGCAAGACTTGCCACCTTATTCCACTGTGTTCTGGCATTACAAGCAGTGGCGCTCAGATGGAGTATTAGACCAGATTATGAAGACTTTGCATTCTAGAGTACGACGCTCGCTTAATATCGACAATCAAACATTAATCAAAAATAGAAATTATTTTAATACTAGATACTCTAAACATAGGCTTTGTTTTTTTCTCAGTTGTCACAAATTCCTCTGCACCAACTGA
- a CDS encoding type II toxin-antitoxin system VapC family toxin — protein MKITFIDSGVLVTAARGVEEDSEKALENLADSSREFASSEFIKMEVIPKAIYNRKTAEAEFYESFFGAVTYWANDIEKVIQEAYQIAAQYGLAAMDALHVAAALSVGAEEFVTTEKKTKPMFRVSSIKIISIFD, from the coding sequence ATGAAGATAACTTTTATTGATTCTGGAGTGCTAGTAACTGCGGCGCGTGGTGTGGAAGAAGATTCAGAGAAAGCTTTGGAAAATTTAGCAGATTCAAGCCGCGAATTTGCTTCGAGCGAATTCATCAAAATGGAGGTAATACCTAAAGCAATTTACAATCGAAAAACGGCAGAAGCTGAATTTTACGAATCATTCTTTGGTGCTGTTACTTACTGGGCTAACGATATAGAAAAAGTAATACAAGAGGCTTACCAAATTGCTGCTCAGTATGGTTTAGCTGCTATGGACGCGCTTCATGTAGCTGCGGCGTTGTCAGTTGGTGCAGAGGAATTTGTGACAACTGAGAAAAAAACAAAGCCTATGTTTAGAGTATCTAGTATTAAAATAATTTCTATTTTTGATTAA
- a CDS encoding DUF2281 domain-containing protein translates to MSAEQELLTKWRSLPQDKQEEVLDFVEFLYVKNSVNKASLGERLRQIRSRIVADGEPLLSRDEIEKEIASRRGGLQETDT, encoded by the coding sequence ATGAGTGCAGAACAAGAATTATTAACCAAATGGCGTTCCCTTCCACAAGACAAACAAGAGGAAGTTTTAGATTTTGTTGAATTTCTTTACGTTAAAAACTCTGTTAATAAAGCCTCCTTGGGAGAACGTCTACGGCAGATTCGCTCTAGGATTGTTGCTGATGGTGAACCTTTATTAAGTCGAGATGAAATAGAAAAAGAAATTGCTAGTCGTCGTGGAGGATTACAGGAAACTGACACATGA
- a CDS encoding Uma2 family endonuclease, which yields MSQALPKIVIFDEFIAWYPENSGVRYELHNGEVVEMSQPTGKHERIKGFAAAELTLEFRRLNLPYFIPNQAIVKPPERESGYFPDVLILNDAALADEPFWEKSSTVTKGTSIPLVIEVVSTNWRDDYYIKLADYEEMGIPEYWIVDYAALGARKFIGGNPKQPTISVYQLIDEEYQVTQFRGSDKILSPSFPELKLTAEQVFNAGQ from the coding sequence ATGAGCCAAGCCTTACCAAAAATAGTTATCTTTGACGAATTCATTGCTTGGTATCCCGAAAACTCTGGGGTACGCTACGAACTGCATAATGGGGAAGTTGTCGAAATGTCACAGCCTACAGGGAAACATGAAAGGATAAAAGGATTTGCGGCTGCTGAATTAACTTTAGAGTTTAGACGATTAAATCTCCCCTACTTTATCCCTAATCAAGCAATAGTAAAACCACCGGAAAGAGAATCAGGTTATTTCCCAGATGTATTAATATTAAATGACGCTGCTTTGGCTGACGAACCTTTTTGGGAAAAATCTTCTACTGTGACTAAGGGTACATCAATTCCTTTAGTTATTGAGGTTGTTAGTACCAACTGGCGCGATGATTACTATATAAAACTTGCAGACTATGAAGAAATGGGCATCCCCGAATATTGGATTGTTGACTATGCAGCCTTGGGAGCTAGGAAGTTTATTGGTGGTAATCCCAAACAACCCACAATCTCAGTTTATCAACTCATTGATGAGGAATACCAAGTCACTCAGTTTCGGGGTAGCGATAAAATTCTCTCTCCTTCTTTCCCTGAGTTAAAGTTGACGGCAGAACAAGTTTTTAATGCTGGTCAATAA
- a CDS encoding ribbon-helix-helix domain-containing protein — MLNLTLTPELEQFVKTQLENGKYTSPEEVVLAALRMFAKQENIYKGRFEELQREIMIGVEASSRGEVIDSDTVFHQIQAKLEQRRQHEGA; from the coding sequence ATGTTGAATCTTACCTTAACCCCAGAACTTGAACAATTTGTCAAAACTCAATTAGAAAATGGTAAGTATACCTCACCTGAAGAAGTTGTCTTAGCAGCATTGCGGATGTTTGCTAAACAGGAAAATATTTACAAAGGACGATTTGAGGAATTACAACGGGAAATCATGATTGGTGTAGAAGCATCCTCACGCGGTGAGGTGATTGATAGTGATACTGTTTTTCATCAAATACAGGCGAAATTAGAACAACGTCGCCAGCATGAGGGTGCATGA
- a CDS encoding NAD-dependent epimerase/dehydratase family protein: MKIFIAGATGAIGRPLLDQLLARGHNVVALTRSPERAPSLAAQGIEPAIADVFDADSVKAAVIRAQPEVVIEQLTALPRTYSRESMTAAAPLNTRIRLEGGANVLAAAQAEGVRRYLRQSVAFWGIPGAGLADEETPLSLDASPAVAADARLVTEIEHRLLETSNLEGIALRYGFFYGPGTWFNPDGDVAQQVRQQQFPIVGNGDGVWSWLHIEDAAIATVAAAEQGNPGVYLIADDHPLAVREWLPAFARSLNAPPPPRVSVEDALKLEGGADIVYYQTQMRGASNAKAKRELNFQPRPLEWVVDTTVAHAG, translated from the coding sequence ATGAAGATTTTTATTGCCGGGGCAACAGGAGCGATCGGTCGCCCGCTACTCGACCAATTACTTGCTAGAGGACACAACGTTGTAGCGCTGACCCGCTCTCCAGAAAGAGCACCGTCATTAGCCGCACAGGGAATCGAACCGGCGATCGCAGATGTATTCGACGCAGATTCAGTTAAAGCGGCTGTCATTCGCGCTCAACCGGAAGTCGTGATTGAACAACTCACCGCCCTACCCAGGACTTACAGTCGCGAATCCATGACTGCGGCAGCGCCTCTGAATACGCGGATTCGGTTAGAAGGCGGTGCCAATGTGCTGGCGGCAGCACAGGCAGAGGGGGTGCGCCGTTACCTGAGACAGTCGGTCGCCTTCTGGGGAATTCCCGGTGCTGGATTGGCAGATGAGGAAACACCGTTATCGCTTGATGCCTCTCCCGCCGTTGCCGCAGATGCTCGCCTCGTAACTGAGATTGAACACCGTTTATTGGAAACATCCAATCTCGAAGGAATTGCCTTACGCTATGGTTTCTTCTACGGACCCGGCACCTGGTTCAACCCTGATGGTGATGTGGCGCAACAGGTGCGGCAGCAACAGTTTCCAATTGTGGGAAATGGTGATGGCGTCTGGTCGTGGTTACACATTGAGGATGCAGCGATCGCAACCGTTGCAGCCGCAGAGCAGGGCAATCCTGGTGTTTATCTGATTGCCGATGATCACCCTTTAGCGGTGCGCGAATGGCTCCCTGCGTTTGCTCGATCGCTGAATGCTCCACCCCCGCCGCGAGTATCCGTTGAGGATGCTCTCAAACTGGAGGGTGGTGCGGACATTGTTTACTACCAGACTCAGATGCGAGGCGCATCGAATGCCAAGGCAAAACGCGAACTGAATTTTCAGCCTCGACCGTTGGAATGGGTGGTTGACACCACCGTAGCTCATGCCGGTTAA